In Fibrobacter sp. UWB15, the following proteins share a genomic window:
- a CDS encoding phosphoglycerate dehydrogenase — MATIKTMNNISKKGLSLFGSFYQVSDSVENPDAILVRSAQVDTDNFDGLLAVARAGAGVNNITIDKASAKGICVFNTPGANANAVAELVMTVLGMAVRNVDKAAAWVKGLDVNDPDLAKTVESGKKKFAGMELAGKTLGVIGLGKIGVLVANYARWKNMRVIAYEPYPNAANMHELSNKVEIADLDTVIANSDFLTVHVPFIKGVTENLLNRKNLAGFKGSYIMNFARGGIVEMAPVNEMLASGSLQGYLCDFPDADLIKNDKVTCFPHLGASTEEAEENCAVMAVEELKDYIEYGCVRNSVNFPALVDHPHSGVKSRVVVINQDVPNMISEITKVFGAEGINIASFSNKSNGKIGYNLVDVESKVDDSIVEKLSKLDKVIKVRVIHF; from the coding sequence ATGGCAACTATTAAGACGATGAACAACATTTCCAAGAAAGGCTTGAGCCTGTTTGGCTCGTTCTACCAGGTTTCCGACTCCGTCGAAAATCCGGATGCCATCTTGGTGCGTTCCGCCCAGGTTGATACCGACAACTTTGATGGCCTGCTGGCTGTCGCCCGCGCCGGCGCTGGCGTGAACAACATCACTATCGACAAGGCTTCTGCAAAGGGTATTTGCGTGTTCAATACTCCGGGTGCAAACGCCAACGCCGTTGCCGAGCTCGTGATGACCGTGCTCGGCATGGCCGTCCGTAACGTGGACAAGGCTGCCGCATGGGTCAAGGGCCTCGACGTGAATGATCCGGACCTCGCCAAGACCGTTGAAAGCGGTAAGAAGAAGTTTGCCGGCATGGAACTCGCCGGTAAGACTCTCGGCGTGATTGGCCTCGGCAAGATTGGCGTGCTCGTTGCCAACTATGCTCGTTGGAAGAACATGCGCGTCATCGCTTACGAACCGTATCCGAACGCCGCCAACATGCACGAACTTTCCAACAAGGTTGAAATTGCCGACCTCGACACCGTGATTGCAAATTCCGACTTCCTCACCGTGCACGTTCCGTTCATCAAGGGCGTGACCGAAAACTTGCTCAACCGTAAGAACCTCGCCGGCTTCAAGGGCAGCTACATCATGAACTTCGCCCGCGGCGGCATCGTGGAAATGGCTCCGGTGAACGAAATGCTCGCTTCCGGTTCTCTCCAGGGCTACCTCTGCGACTTCCCGGATGCAGACCTCATCAAGAACGACAAGGTGACTTGCTTCCCGCACCTCGGTGCCTCTACCGAAGAAGCCGAAGAAAATTGCGCCGTGATGGCCGTTGAAGAATTGAAGGACTACATCGAATACGGCTGCGTCCGCAATTCCGTGAACTTCCCGGCCCTCGTCGATCACCCGCATTCCGGCGTCAAGAGCCGCGTCGTGGTCATCAACCAGGACGTTCCGAACATGATTTCTGAAATCACGAAGGTGTTCGGCGCCGAAGGCATCAACATTGCTTCTTTCAGCAACAAGAGCAACGGCAAGATCGGCTACAACCTCGTTGACGTGGAAAGCAAGGTCGATGATTCTATCGTCGAAAAGCTTTCTAAGCTCGACAAGGTCATCAAGGTCCGCGTGATTCATTTCTAA
- the ispG gene encoding (E)-4-hydroxy-3-methylbut-2-enyl-diphosphate synthase — MTKFSEFPYVADRFNAVRRETVQVRVGEALIGGNAPILVQSMTTTKPKDVEKTVAETLALAKVGCGLVRITAPTFADAAALEEVMKQVRAAGCTVPVSADIHFQPKAAFEALKWVEKVRINPGNFVDTGILTLDQQTDKSFEEGKEKVAEAFTPFVQEAKRLGRAIRIGVNHGSLSARMIYRYGDTVEGMVESAMEYLAVCEAEHFDQVVLSLKSSNPRVAIAAYRMLAARIKQEGFKPYPFHVGVTEAGAGADGRLKSAAGIGALLLDGLADTIRVSLTEDPVAEVPVAQELIKACALPAAPTAYNVPQLEKDPYHYERRETEVVKVSGVEIGGSNPVKVGVKADAIALTGERRNAEFALPSLDAAPVVQFKDAMDIAGFAANPASVPAGSVFCYTGAEMVSGVRALVAALEAAGRKDPILLYAKINDNERETLRVSADIGSLVTDGLGDAVVIDGYKGAKESVLLAFDILQAAYCRRSKTNFISCPSCGRTLYDIQQVMGKIKARFGHLSDISIGIMGCIVNGPGEMADADFGYVGGGPGRITLFEGKTAVKKNIPEEDAIEELVNLIKERGRWQEP, encoded by the coding sequence ATGACAAAGTTTAGCGAATTCCCGTATGTAGCCGACCGCTTTAATGCAGTCCGCAGGGAAACTGTACAAGTCCGCGTTGGCGAGGCTTTGATAGGGGGCAACGCCCCCATTTTAGTTCAGTCCATGACCACCACCAAGCCGAAGGACGTCGAGAAGACGGTGGCCGAGACTCTGGCGCTCGCCAAGGTGGGCTGTGGCCTGGTTCGCATTACCGCCCCGACATTTGCAGATGCTGCCGCACTCGAGGAAGTGATGAAGCAGGTGCGAGCAGCCGGCTGCACGGTGCCGGTTTCCGCCGACATCCACTTCCAGCCGAAGGCTGCGTTCGAGGCGCTCAAGTGGGTCGAGAAGGTCCGCATCAATCCGGGTAACTTTGTCGATACAGGCATTTTGACGCTCGACCAGCAGACGGACAAGTCTTTTGAAGAAGGCAAGGAAAAGGTGGCCGAAGCCTTTACGCCGTTCGTGCAAGAAGCCAAGCGCCTCGGTCGCGCCATCCGCATCGGCGTGAACCACGGTTCGCTCTCGGCCCGCATGATTTACCGCTACGGCGATACGGTCGAAGGCATGGTGGAAAGCGCCATGGAATACTTGGCCGTGTGCGAAGCCGAACATTTTGACCAGGTGGTCTTGAGCCTCAAGAGCAGCAATCCGCGTGTGGCGATTGCCGCCTACCGCATGCTCGCCGCTCGAATTAAGCAGGAAGGCTTTAAGCCGTACCCGTTCCACGTGGGCGTGACTGAAGCGGGCGCAGGTGCCGACGGACGCTTGAAGTCTGCGGCCGGCATCGGCGCACTGTTGCTTGACGGTCTGGCAGATACGATACGCGTTTCTTTGACTGAAGATCCGGTGGCCGAAGTCCCGGTAGCACAGGAACTCATTAAGGCCTGCGCATTGCCTGCTGCACCGACTGCCTACAACGTGCCGCAGCTTGAAAAAGACCCGTACCACTACGAACGCCGCGAGACCGAAGTCGTGAAGGTTTCGGGCGTAGAAATCGGTGGTTCTAATCCGGTGAAGGTCGGCGTGAAGGCCGATGCGATTGCACTCACCGGCGAACGCCGCAATGCTGAATTCGCCCTGCCGAGCTTGGATGCCGCCCCCGTGGTGCAGTTCAAGGATGCCATGGACATCGCGGGCTTCGCTGCGAATCCGGCGAGCGTGCCCGCAGGTTCCGTGTTCTGCTATACCGGCGCCGAGATGGTTTCGGGCGTGCGCGCTCTTGTTGCAGCTCTCGAAGCTGCAGGTCGCAAAGACCCGATTTTGCTTTACGCCAAGATTAACGACAACGAACGTGAAACGCTCCGCGTGTCCGCTGATATCGGAAGCCTCGTGACCGACGGTCTTGGCGACGCCGTCGTGATCGACGGCTACAAGGGTGCTAAGGAAAGCGTGCTCCTTGCATTTGATATTCTGCAGGCCGCCTACTGCCGCCGCAGCAAGACGAACTTTATCAGTTGCCCCAGCTGCGGCCGCACCCTCTACGATATTCAGCAGGTCATGGGCAAGATCAAGGCCCGCTTCGGACACCTCTCCGACATTTCGATTGGCATCATGGGCTGCATCGTGAACGGCCCGGGCGAAATGGCCGATGCCGACTTCGGCTACGTAGGTGGAGGCCCCGGCCGCATTACGCTGTTCGAAGGCAAGACCGCGGTCAAGAAGAACATCCCCGAAGAAGACGCCATCGAGGAACTCGTGAATTTGATAAAAGAGAGAGGCAGGTGGCAAGAACCTTGA
- a CDS encoding HD domain-containing phosphohydrolase, whose amino-acid sequence MVLLFLAALTVVAAFNFFLHYHVNPRQNGPYALLFFFSFVACLGHLFLALSTNLDQAIISNKVIYLGSIFLPVLTFNACLSICKIKCPTWSHDFLMLLAFIVLAMSFTVGHNGLYYKSIKYIQTYGVGNFTAEYGIGHDIFNCSMVGFVIINVSLIVYAFIKKKNVSFKSLVALSAIEAVSILSFFISRFVESDTLVMPAVYVFDQFALLYICYRVKRYDVEQIVSQVLETQNVDSYVLIDSDNSFLGSNALGYETFPNLKNCRIDHTTPDNHELNHLLLSWIKEEAEGKVTAEKNFEQDGKYYKIKLRQLPLSGSEKINMFKIEDETSIHNYINMLGTNNVRLELMLKENDSQIRSIQEQMVVGMAHMVEKRDSNTGSHIKRTSRVVQILVDYLRKDHTLGQSEFFYDCLVSAAPMHDIGKIAIDDRILRKPGRFTPQEYEEMKEHPEKGAMIVENLLTVVESPDFVKIAKNVARYHHERYDGFGYPKKLKGTEIPFEARVMAIADVYDALVSKRCYKAEMSFEEAYNIIIDGMGTQFDPSLKDCFIACRKKLEEYYSNLSEDEA is encoded by the coding sequence ATGGTATTACTATTTTTGGCAGCATTAACTGTTGTTGCAGCGTTCAATTTTTTTCTGCACTATCACGTTAATCCAAGACAGAACGGTCCGTATGCGCTACTATTCTTCTTTTCGTTTGTAGCTTGCCTAGGACACCTATTTCTTGCTCTTTCCACCAACCTAGATCAAGCCATTATTTCGAATAAAGTCATTTATCTGGGCTCCATTTTTTTGCCGGTATTGACTTTTAACGCCTGCCTTTCGATATGCAAAATAAAGTGCCCCACTTGGAGTCACGACTTCTTGATGTTATTGGCGTTTATTGTGCTTGCAATGTCGTTTACGGTAGGGCACAACGGGCTTTATTACAAATCCATCAAGTATATACAGACATACGGCGTCGGCAATTTTACTGCAGAATACGGAATCGGCCACGACATCTTTAACTGTTCGATGGTTGGCTTTGTCATTATCAATGTAAGCTTGATTGTTTACGCGTTCATCAAAAAGAAAAACGTGTCTTTCAAGAGCCTGGTAGCTCTTTCTGCAATTGAAGCTGTCTCTATTTTATCGTTCTTTATTTCAAGATTCGTCGAAAGCGATACTCTTGTAATGCCGGCGGTCTATGTGTTTGACCAGTTTGCGCTCTTGTATATCTGCTATCGAGTCAAACGCTACGACGTAGAACAAATCGTTTCGCAGGTGCTCGAAACTCAGAACGTCGACAGCTATGTGCTGATCGATTCGGACAATAGTTTTCTCGGTAGCAATGCGTTGGGTTACGAGACATTTCCGAACCTAAAAAATTGCCGTATCGACCATACCACTCCCGACAATCACGAACTGAACCATTTGCTTCTTTCCTGGATCAAGGAAGAGGCCGAAGGCAAGGTGACAGCCGAAAAGAATTTCGAGCAGGATGGCAAGTATTACAAGATCAAACTTCGCCAGCTTCCTCTTTCCGGTTCCGAAAAAATCAATATGTTCAAGATCGAAGACGAAACCAGCATACACAACTATATCAACATGCTGGGTACCAACAACGTCCGTCTGGAACTGATGCTCAAGGAAAACGATTCCCAGATTCGTTCGATTCAGGAACAAATGGTGGTGGGCATGGCCCATATGGTGGAAAAGCGCGACAGCAACACTGGAAGCCATATCAAGCGCACCAGCAGGGTCGTGCAGATTCTGGTGGATTACTTGCGTAAGGACCACACGTTGGGACAGTCCGAATTCTTCTACGATTGCCTGGTGTCAGCAGCACCGATGCACGATATCGGTAAGATCGCTATCGATGACCGCATCTTAAGAAAACCGGGCCGCTTTACGCCGCAGGAATACGAAGAAATGAAGGAACACCCCGAAAAGGGCGCCATGATCGTGGAAAACCTTTTGACGGTGGTCGAGTCCCCGGATTTTGTGAAGATTGCAAAGAATGTGGCCCGTTACCATCACGAACGTTACGACGGATTCGGTTACCCCAAGAAACTCAAAGGAACCGAGATTCCCTTCGAGGCTCGCGTCATGGCGATTGCCGACGTGTACGATGCCTTGGTTTCGAAGCGTTGCTACAAGGCCGAAATGTCTTTCGAAGAGGCTTACAATATTATTATCGATGGAATGGGCACGCAGTTTGACCCCTCCCTTAAGGATTGCTTTATCGCTTGCCGTAAAAAGCTCGAGGAATATTACAGCAACTTGAGCGAAGACGAAGCGTAA
- the pnp gene encoding polyribonucleotide nucleotidyltransferase produces MLDPKEVSVTLPDGRVITFETGRIAKQARGAAVAKMGDAFVLSTVCYGEEKEGDFFPLTVEYREKAYAAGRLPGGYSKREAGRPSDEETLSARIIDRPIRPMFPENFTREVQVIVQVLSADRKFAPDVLGVSAASLSIGLSELPFEQQVAAVRVAVVDGQNIVMPTYEQMACADLDLVVAGTEDSVCMVEGGAYEVSEDTMINAILAGHEAIKLMCKAQQELVDRCAKPKMELKPQHVGEAHEKLLATVKEVVWDELNKDVHSNMVKTDFYPAMADLCAKMLEDERILAIIGKDEEQDPALVADAKAIFSDYERTAMREMILNEDVRLDGRTTTEVRPIEIELGVLPSAHGSAIFQRGETQGLVVCTLGSKADEQRYESLQGEGSKSYMLHYNFPPYCVGECKRLGMSRREIGHGHLAERSLAAVLPLPEDFPYTIRVVSEIQESNGSSSMASVCGGCLSLMDAGVPIKAPVAGVAMGLISEKGSVKEGGKIKILTDITGTEDHLGDMDFKVTGTAEGITAFQMDIKIRGITPELMREALEQARQGRLHILGKMAELGLAAPRPKVSEKAPTMIKMRIPTNKIRDVIGSGGSVIKGMQSQTGCTINIDDDGNIDIAAPSGKAAAVCRRMIEELTAEPEPGRKYKGKVKTIQPFGAFVEILPGRDGLVHISELADHRVDKVEDVVHVGDEVEVLCLGVDPKGKVKLSMKALLPPKPAAEAPAAEAPAAEAPAAPEAPAEA; encoded by the coding sequence ATGCTCGACCCGAAGGAAGTGTCTGTTACGCTCCCTGACGGCCGTGTGATCACGTTTGAAACGGGCCGTATCGCCAAGCAGGCTCGCGGTGCTGCAGTCGCCAAGATGGGCGATGCATTCGTGCTCTCTACTGTCTGCTACGGCGAAGAAAAAGAAGGCGACTTCTTCCCCCTCACTGTGGAATACCGCGAAAAGGCTTACGCCGCTGGTCGCCTCCCGGGCGGCTACAGCAAGCGCGAAGCCGGTCGTCCCTCTGACGAAGAAACGCTTTCTGCACGTATTATTGACCGCCCGATTCGCCCGATGTTCCCCGAGAACTTCACGCGCGAAGTCCAGGTGATCGTGCAGGTTCTGTCTGCTGACCGCAAGTTTGCACCGGACGTGCTCGGCGTGTCTGCAGCATCCCTTTCTATCGGTCTTTCTGAACTGCCCTTCGAACAGCAGGTTGCCGCCGTACGCGTGGCCGTGGTCGATGGTCAGAACATCGTGATGCCCACCTACGAACAGATGGCCTGCGCCGATCTGGACCTGGTGGTCGCCGGTACCGAAGATTCCGTCTGCATGGTGGAAGGCGGTGCCTACGAAGTGTCCGAAGACACGATGATCAACGCAATTCTCGCCGGTCACGAAGCCATCAAGCTCATGTGCAAGGCCCAACAGGAACTGGTGGACCGCTGCGCTAAGCCCAAGATGGAACTCAAGCCGCAGCACGTTGGCGAAGCCCACGAAAAGCTTCTCGCCACGGTGAAGGAAGTCGTGTGGGACGAACTGAACAAGGACGTCCACTCCAACATGGTGAAGACCGACTTCTATCCGGCTATGGCAGACCTCTGCGCGAAGATGCTCGAAGACGAACGCATTCTCGCCATCATCGGCAAGGACGAAGAACAGGATCCTGCTCTCGTTGCAGACGCTAAGGCAATCTTTAGCGACTACGAACGCACTGCCATGCGCGAAATGATCTTGAACGAAGACGTGCGCCTCGACGGCCGTACGACGACCGAAGTCCGCCCGATCGAAATCGAACTCGGCGTTCTCCCGAGCGCTCACGGTTCTGCGATCTTCCAGCGCGGTGAAACCCAGGGTCTCGTGGTCTGCACGCTCGGCTCCAAGGCCGACGAACAGCGCTACGAAAGCCTGCAGGGCGAAGGCTCCAAGAGCTACATGCTGCATTACAACTTCCCGCCGTACTGCGTGGGTGAATGCAAGCGCCTCGGCATGAGCCGCCGCGAAATCGGTCACGGCCACCTCGCCGAACGTTCTCTCGCTGCCGTTCTTCCGCTGCCGGAAGACTTCCCGTACACCATCCGCGTGGTTTCCGAAATTCAGGAATCCAACGGTTCTTCTTCCATGGCCTCTGTTTGCGGTGGCTGCCTCAGCTTGATGGATGCTGGCGTTCCTATCAAGGCTCCGGTCGCAGGTGTCGCTATGGGCCTCATCTCCGAAAAGGGTTCCGTCAAGGAAGGCGGCAAGATCAAGATCTTGACCGACATCACCGGTACGGAAGACCACCTCGGCGATATGGACTTCAAGGTGACGGGTACTGCCGAAGGTATCACTGCCTTCCAGATGGATATCAAGATCCGCGGCATTACGCCGGAACTCATGCGTGAAGCTCTGGAACAGGCTCGTCAGGGCCGTCTCCACATCTTGGGCAAGATGGCTGAACTCGGCCTCGCCGCTCCGCGTCCGAAGGTTTCCGAGAAGGCTCCGACCATGATCAAGATGCGCATCCCCACCAACAAGATCCGCGACGTCATCGGTTCCGGTGGCTCCGTGATCAAGGGCATGCAGTCTCAGACGGGTTGCACGATCAACATCGACGACGATGGCAACATCGACATTGCTGCTCCCAGTGGCAAGGCCGCTGCAGTCTGCCGCCGCATGATCGAAGAACTCACTGCCGAACCCGAACCGGGCCGCAAGTACAAGGGCAAGGTCAAGACGATCCAGCCGTTTGGCGCTTTCGTCGAAATCCTCCCGGGTCGTGACGGTCTCGTGCACATCTCCGAACTTGCCGACCACCGCGTCGATAAGGTCGAAGACGTCGTTCACGTCGGTGACGAAGTCGAAGTTCTCTGCCTCGGTGTCGACCCGAAGGGCAAGGTGAAGCTTTCCATGAAGGCTTTGCTCCCTCCGAAGCCCGCTGCAGAAGCTCCGGCCGCTGAAGCACCTGCTGCAGAAGCTCCGGCTGCACCTGAAGCACCGGCTGAAGCCTAA
- the rpsO gene encoding 30S ribosomal protein S15, which yields MATITKEKAAEITAKFGANEKDTGNVRVQIALLTEKIKNLTEHAKTHKKDFHSLRGLSMMVSKRKNLLKYYGEKDIIAQRALIKELGLRG from the coding sequence ATGGCTACTATCACTAAAGAAAAGGCTGCAGAAATCACCGCTAAGTTCGGAGCAAACGAAAAGGACACCGGTAACGTCCGCGTTCAGATCGCTCTCCTCACCGAGAAGATCAAGAACCTCACCGAACATGCTAAGACCCACAAGAAGGACTTCCACTCCCTGCGCGGTCTGTCCATGATGGTTTCTAAGCGCAAGAACCTCCTCAAGTACTACGGCGAAAAGGACATTATCGCCCAGCGTGCCTTGATCAAGGAACTCGGTCTGCGCGGCTAA
- the thiH gene encoding 2-iminoacetate synthase ThiH — MERKDNNYLFDSGNLSEGALAKKHRLENDPSSRTNIMDYLPGMEVIQSDIADKVLAESENFDYSKYTGKDVKRALEHERCTLEDFKALLSPAAAPYLEQMAAKAKIETSKHFGNNVYFFTPLYIANYCENYCVYCGFNCYNHIKRMQLTMEQIEHEMKVIADSGMEEILILTGESRAKSSVEYIGEACKLARKYFRMVGIEVYPVNTDEYRYLHECGVDYVTVFQETYDKVRFEQLHLLGHKRVFPYRFDSQERALMAGMRGVAFSALLGLSDFRRDALASALHVYFLQKKYPHAEMSLSCPRLRPIINNDKIDPLDVHEKELCQVLCAYRIFLPYVGITVSSRESKEFRNGIVKICATKVSAGVSTGIGDHESKYSGHDDGEGGDEQFEINDGRSFNAMYSDISGEGLQPVLNDYLYV; from the coding sequence GTGGAAAGAAAAGACAATAATTACCTGTTTGATTCCGGGAATCTCTCGGAAGGGGCGCTTGCCAAGAAGCACCGCCTTGAAAACGATCCGAGTTCCCGTACTAATATAATGGATTATCTGCCCGGCATGGAAGTCATCCAGTCGGACATCGCCGACAAGGTGCTCGCAGAATCCGAAAATTTCGATTATTCCAAATACACAGGCAAGGACGTGAAGCGCGCCCTGGAACACGAACGCTGCACGCTCGAGGACTTTAAGGCGCTTCTTTCTCCGGCGGCCGCTCCGTATCTGGAACAGATGGCCGCGAAGGCGAAAATCGAGACCAGCAAGCACTTCGGCAACAACGTGTACTTCTTTACGCCGCTCTACATCGCGAACTATTGCGAAAACTACTGCGTCTACTGCGGGTTCAACTGCTACAACCATATCAAGCGCATGCAGCTCACGATGGAGCAGATCGAGCACGAGATGAAGGTGATTGCTGACAGCGGCATGGAAGAAATCTTGATTCTCACGGGCGAAAGCCGCGCCAAAAGCAGCGTGGAATACATCGGTGAAGCCTGCAAGCTGGCCCGCAAGTATTTCCGCATGGTAGGCATTGAAGTTTATCCGGTGAATACGGACGAATACCGCTACCTGCACGAATGCGGCGTGGACTACGTGACGGTTTTCCAGGAAACTTACGACAAGGTTCGTTTCGAACAACTTCACCTGCTCGGTCACAAGCGCGTATTCCCGTACCGTTTTGATTCCCAGGAACGGGCCCTGATGGCCGGCATGCGCGGGGTGGCATTTTCCGCACTCCTCGGCCTTTCGGACTTCCGCCGCGACGCGCTCGCATCGGCACTGCATGTGTATTTCTTACAAAAGAAATATCCGCATGCCGAAATGAGCTTAAGCTGTCCGAGACTGCGCCCGATTATCAATAACGACAAGATTGACCCGCTTGATGTTCATGAGAAGGAACTCTGCCAGGTGCTTTGCGCTTACCGCATCTTCTTGCCGTACGTGGGCATCACCGTTTCGAGCCGCGAAAGCAAGGAATTCCGCAACGGCATCGTGAAAATCTGTGCGACGAAAGTTTCCGCCGGCGTTTCTACGGGCATCGGCGACCACGAAAGCAAGTACAGCGGTCACGATGACGGGGAAGGTGGCGACGAACAGTTCGAAATCAACGATGGCCGTAGCTTCAACGCCATGTACAGCGACATCTCGGGCGAAGGCCTGCAGCCAGTATTGAACGATTACCTGTACGTCTAA
- a CDS encoding long-chain fatty acid--CoA ligase, translated as MEPLQYTSLAHAFFANCDRENFAGWFHRTPEGWVHFSGTRLRQETQCLALAFRARGLNAGKSIGVVVNSCPEWIMADVATQLNQARVVPLFPNISAENFKYQCDDASVQVLLLNKLSDLSPSIGALMPNFKAVICLDRNSELPPNGVYWDDLVKEGVELSKLPESSLWLNQQMHSLNPDDVFSIIYTSGSTGVPKGVELTHRNMLSQIQVIKRDFLRLNVSTDVCLVVLPVAHAFERMSVYFYTLSGTKVYFADSPRHIADIIREISPTVMTVVPRILERLYETMTAAGEKICGIQKLVFDHAIALAKRRNPLERRGVLCKIYDKLVYSKMREAMGGRFRLVISGGGALNKTICRFLLNVGFDVCEGYGLTECSPVVSVNRPGSARPGSVGQPLTHLQVKIGDHSEVLVKGDSVFKGYRNRPDLNAEIFTEDGFFKTGDQGYFDRDGFLYLTGRLKELLKTSTGKYVSPNPIELELGRHLLIEQALVIANDRKFASALIFLNPVNAKRFLKRTGNDFNLEKALKSRRIRESISRHVERVNSKLNHWEQIRRWTLIGVELTVESGLLTPTLKIRRSVAEARFAEEIEKMYEDAPN; from the coding sequence ATGGAACCGCTGCAGTATACATCGCTTGCGCATGCGTTTTTCGCAAACTGCGATCGTGAAAACTTCGCAGGCTGGTTCCACCGTACTCCCGAAGGCTGGGTCCATTTTTCGGGAACGAGACTGCGCCAAGAAACCCAGTGCCTGGCTCTTGCCTTTAGGGCACGTGGCCTTAACGCAGGCAAGAGTATTGGTGTCGTGGTCAATAGCTGCCCCGAATGGATCATGGCCGATGTGGCGACCCAGCTGAACCAGGCCCGCGTGGTTCCCCTTTTCCCGAATATTTCGGCTGAAAATTTCAAATACCAGTGCGATGACGCCTCGGTACAGGTGTTGCTCCTGAACAAGCTGTCGGACTTGTCGCCGTCTATCGGTGCCTTGATGCCAAACTTCAAGGCGGTGATTTGCCTCGACCGCAATTCGGAGTTGCCGCCTAACGGTGTGTACTGGGACGACTTGGTGAAAGAAGGTGTGGAGTTGTCCAAGCTGCCGGAATCTTCGCTGTGGCTGAACCAGCAGATGCATTCCCTGAACCCCGACGATGTGTTCTCCATTATTTATACCAGCGGTTCTACCGGTGTGCCCAAGGGCGTCGAGCTGACGCACCGCAACATGCTTTCGCAGATCCAGGTGATCAAGCGAGATTTTTTGCGGCTGAACGTTTCGACCGATGTATGCCTCGTGGTTTTGCCGGTGGCGCATGCCTTTGAACGTATGTCGGTCTACTTTTACACCCTTAGCGGTACCAAGGTTTACTTTGCGGATTCGCCGCGGCATATTGCTGACATCATTCGTGAAATCAGCCCCACGGTCATGACGGTGGTACCCAGAATCCTGGAACGTCTGTACGAAACCATGACGGCTGCGGGCGAAAAGATTTGCGGAATCCAGAAGCTTGTCTTTGATCATGCCATCGCCTTGGCCAAGAGGCGCAACCCTCTGGAACGTCGCGGGGTGCTTTGCAAAATTTACGACAAACTGGTTTACAGCAAAATGCGCGAAGCCATGGGCGGGCGGTTCCGCCTGGTGATTTCGGGCGGGGGAGCCTTGAACAAGACGATTTGCCGGTTCCTCTTGAACGTGGGCTTTGATGTCTGCGAGGGCTATGGTCTTACGGAATGTTCGCCAGTGGTCAGCGTGAACAGGCCCGGTTCTGCTAGGCCAGGAAGCGTCGGTCAGCCGCTGACCCACCTGCAAGTAAAAATCGGGGATCACAGCGAAGTGCTCGTCAAGGGCGACAGCGTTTTCAAGGGGTATCGCAACAGGCCCGACTTGAATGCGGAAATCTTTACGGAAGACGGATTCTTTAAAACCGGCGACCAAGGGTATTTTGACCGCGACGGATTCCTTTACCTGACCGGCCGCCTCAAGGAACTGCTGAAGACAAGTACGGGCAAGTACGTGAGTCCAAACCCCATCGAACTGGAACTGGGGCGGCACCTGCTGATTGAACAGGCGCTGGTCATTGCCAATGACCGCAAGTTCGCCTCGGCCTTGATTTTCTTGAATCCGGTGAATGCCAAGCGATTTTTGAAACGTACGGGGAACGATTTTAATCTTGAGAAGGCCTTGAAGTCAAGGCGTATTCGCGAATCGATCAGTCGCCATGTGGAACGCGTCAACAGTAAGCTGAATCACTGGGAACAGATTCGCCGGTGGACTTTGATTGGCGTTGAACTGACTGTGGAATCGGGGCTTTTGACGCCCACCTTAAAAATCCGGCGATCCGTAGCTGAAGCGCGGTTCGCCGAAGAAATCGAAAAAATGTACGAAGATGCGCCTAATTGA